The Lysobacter gummosus genome includes a region encoding these proteins:
- the thrS gene encoding threonine--tRNA ligase: MIAITLPDGSRREFEQPVSVMDVAASIGAGLAKATVAGEVDGKLVDASDRIDHDAKLRIITPKDPEGVEIIRHSCAHLVGHAVKQLYPTAKMVIGPVIDEGFYYDIWYERPFTPEDLAAIEARMVQLIDKDYDVIKKVTPRAEVIEVFASRGEDYKLRLVEDMPEEKAMGLYYHEEYVDMCRGPHVPNTRFLKAFKLTRISGAYWRGDSKNEQLQRIYGTAWADKKQLAAYIQRVEEAEKRDHRKIGKQQDLFHLQEEAPGLVFWHPKGWSVWQVVEQYMRKVYRDSGYGEVRCPQILDVSLWQKSGHWDNYKENMFFTESEKRTYAIKPMNCPGHVQVFNQGLHSYRDLPIRYGEFGACHRNEPSGALHGILRVRGFTQDDGHIFCLEDQIEAEVTAFHQQALAVYQHFGFEEIQIKIALRPDSRLGDDATWDKAETALRSALSACGVEWQELPGEGAFYGPKIEYHLKDAIGRTWQLGTMQVDFMMPGRLGAEYVDEHSQRRTPVMLHRAIVGSMERFIGILIEHHAGQFPAWLAPVQATVMNITDAQADYVADVRKLLANQGFRVEADLRNEKIGYKIREHTLQRVPYLLVAGDREKENGMIAVRTRAGEDLGTMTVAEFASRLNGESAC, encoded by the coding sequence ATGATCGCCATTACGCTCCCCGACGGCAGCCGCCGCGAATTCGAACAACCCGTATCCGTCATGGACGTCGCCGCCTCGATCGGCGCCGGCCTGGCCAAGGCCACCGTCGCCGGCGAAGTCGATGGCAAGCTGGTCGATGCCAGCGACCGCATCGACCACGACGCCAAGCTGCGCATCATCACGCCCAAGGACCCCGAGGGCGTCGAGATCATCCGCCACTCCTGCGCCCACCTGGTCGGCCACGCGGTCAAGCAGCTGTACCCGACCGCGAAGATGGTGATCGGCCCGGTCATCGACGAAGGCTTCTACTACGACATCTGGTACGAACGCCCGTTCACGCCGGAGGATCTGGCCGCGATCGAAGCGCGCATGGTCCAGCTGATCGACAAAGACTACGACGTGATCAAGAAGGTCACCCCGCGCGCGGAAGTCATCGAAGTGTTCGCCTCGCGCGGCGAGGACTACAAGCTGCGCCTGGTCGAGGACATGCCGGAAGAAAAGGCCATGGGCCTGTACTACCACGAGGAATACGTGGACATGTGCCGCGGCCCACACGTGCCCAATACGCGCTTTCTCAAGGCCTTCAAGCTCACGCGCATCTCCGGCGCGTACTGGCGCGGCGATTCCAAGAACGAACAGCTGCAGCGCATCTACGGCACCGCCTGGGCCGACAAGAAGCAACTGGCCGCCTACATCCAGCGCGTGGAAGAGGCCGAGAAGCGCGACCACCGCAAGATCGGCAAGCAGCAGGACCTGTTCCACCTGCAGGAAGAAGCCCCGGGCCTGGTGTTCTGGCATCCCAAGGGCTGGTCGGTGTGGCAGGTGGTCGAGCAGTACATGCGCAAGGTCTATCGCGACAGCGGCTACGGCGAAGTGCGCTGCCCGCAGATCCTCGACGTGTCGCTGTGGCAGAAGTCCGGCCACTGGGACAACTACAAGGAGAACATGTTCTTCACCGAGTCGGAGAAGCGCACCTACGCGATCAAGCCGATGAACTGCCCGGGCCACGTCCAGGTGTTCAACCAGGGCCTGCACAGCTACCGCGACCTGCCGATCCGCTACGGCGAATTCGGCGCCTGCCATCGCAACGAGCCCTCCGGCGCGCTGCACGGCATCCTGCGCGTGCGCGGCTTCACCCAGGACGACGGGCACATCTTCTGCCTGGAAGACCAGATCGAGGCCGAAGTGACCGCGTTCCACCAGCAGGCGCTGGCGGTCTACCAGCACTTCGGCTTCGAAGAGATCCAGATCAAGATCGCCCTGCGGCCGGACTCGCGCCTGGGCGACGACGCCACCTGGGACAAGGCCGAAACCGCCCTGCGCAGCGCCCTGTCGGCCTGCGGGGTAGAATGGCAGGAGCTGCCGGGCGAGGGCGCCTTCTACGGCCCGAAGATCGAATACCACCTCAAGGACGCGATCGGCCGGACCTGGCAGCTGGGCACGATGCAGGTCGATTTCATGATGCCGGGCCGTCTGGGCGCGGAATACGTGGACGAACACAGCCAGCGGCGGACGCCGGTCATGCTGCACCGGGCCATCGTCGGCTCGATGGAGCGTTTCATCGGAATCCTGATCGAACACCACGCCGGCCAGTTCCCGGCCTGGCTGGCCCCGGTCCAGGCCACGGTCATGAACATCACCGACGCCCAGGCCGATTATGTGGCCGACGTCCGGAAACTCCTTGCAAATCAAGGGTTCCGGGTTGAGGCCGATTTGCGGAACGAAAAAATCGGCTATAAGATTCGCGAGCACACGCTGCAGCGCGTGCCGTACCTGCTTGTGGCCGGAGACCGCGAGAAGGAAAATGGCATGATTGCGGTGCGCACGCGGGCTGGGGAAGACCTGGGGACGATGACCGTCGCCGAGTTCGCCTCGCGTTTGAACGGCGAGTCGGCCTGCTAA
- a CDS encoding MerR family transcriptional regulator codes for MLDPGSNRELPPIPAKRYFTIGEVSELCDVKPHVLRYWETEFPTLNPVKRRGNRRYYQRHEVLMVRQIRGLLYEQGYTIGGARLRLEGEAGKDESALSSQIVKQVRMELEEVLHLLRR; via the coding sequence ATGCTGGATCCGGGCAGTAACCGAGAATTACCGCCGATCCCGGCCAAGCGCTACTTCACCATCGGTGAGGTCAGCGAGCTGTGCGACGTCAAGCCGCACGTGCTGCGCTACTGGGAAACCGAGTTTCCGACCCTCAATCCGGTCAAGCGCCGCGGCAACCGTCGTTACTACCAGCGCCATGAGGTGCTGATGGTGCGGCAGATCCGCGGCCTGCTGTACGAACAGGGCTACACCATCGGCGGCGCGCGCCTGCGCCTGGAAGGCGAGGCCGGCAAGGACGAATCGGCGCTGAGTTCGCAGATCGTCAAGCAGGTCCGGATGGAGCTGGAAGAAGTCCTGCACCTGTTGCGGCGCTGA
- the pheS gene encoding phenylalanine--tRNA ligase subunit alpha — protein sequence MSGIESLTRQALDEIAAASSSDAIEALRVSLLGKSGSVTAQLKQLGALPAEERKSAGEAINKARDALTTALGERKHALDNAALDARLASETIDVTLPGLDGVRGGLHPVSRTMERMADIFGRLGFELADGPEIEDDWHNFEALNFPPHHPARAMHDTFYFAPDSAGVARLLRTHTSGMQVRYMLDNKPPLRMIALGKVYRSDSDQTHTPMFHQCEGLLIDEHSSFADLKGTLAEFVRAFFERDFEMRFRPSYFPFTEPSAEVDIAWQQPDGSTRWLEVLGCGMVHPNVLRNVGIDPERYTGYAFGMGVERLTMLRYGVDDLRSFFENDVRFLRQFA from the coding sequence ATGAGTGGAATCGAATCATTGACCCGGCAGGCGCTGGACGAAATCGCCGCGGCGTCTTCGTCGGATGCGATCGAAGCGCTGCGCGTGTCGCTGCTGGGCAAGTCCGGCAGCGTCACCGCCCAGCTCAAGCAGTTGGGCGCGTTGCCGGCGGAAGAACGCAAGAGCGCCGGCGAGGCGATCAACAAGGCGCGCGACGCGCTGACCACCGCGCTGGGCGAGCGCAAGCACGCGCTCGACAACGCCGCGCTCGACGCGCGCCTGGCGTCGGAAACCATCGACGTGACCCTGCCCGGTCTGGACGGGGTGCGTGGCGGCCTTCATCCGGTCAGCCGGACGATGGAACGCATGGCGGACATCTTCGGCCGCCTGGGCTTCGAACTCGCCGACGGCCCGGAGATCGAGGACGACTGGCATAACTTCGAAGCGCTGAACTTCCCCCCGCACCATCCGGCGCGGGCGATGCACGACACCTTCTACTTCGCGCCCGACAGCGCCGGCGTCGCGCGCCTGCTGCGCACCCACACCTCGGGCATGCAAGTGCGCTACATGCTGGACAACAAGCCGCCGCTGCGCATGATCGCGCTGGGCAAGGTGTATCGCAGCGACAGCGACCAGACCCACACGCCGATGTTCCACCAGTGCGAAGGCCTGCTGATCGACGAACACTCCAGCTTCGCCGATCTCAAGGGCACGCTGGCCGAATTCGTGCGCGCCTTCTTCGAGCGCGATTTCGAAATGCGCTTCCGCCCGAGCTATTTCCCTTTCACCGAGCCCTCGGCGGAAGTGGACATCGCCTGGCAGCAGCCCGACGGCAGCACGCGCTGGCTGGAAGTGCTGGGCTGCGGCATGGTTCATCCGAACGTGCTGCGCAACGTCGGCATCGATCCGGAGCGCTACACCGGCTACGCCTTCGGCATGGGCGTGGAGCGCCTGACCATGCTGCGCTACGGCGTGGACGATCTGCGCAGCTTCTTCGAGAACGATGTGAGGTTTCTCAGGCAGTTTGCTTGA
- a CDS encoding integration host factor subunit alpha produces MALTKAEMAERLFDEVGLNKREAKEFVDAFFDALREALEQGRQVKLSGFGNFDLRRKNQRPGRNPKTGEEIPISARTVVTFRPGQKLKERVEAYSGGEHAGSGQ; encoded by the coding sequence ATGGCACTTACCAAAGCGGAAATGGCGGAGCGGTTGTTCGACGAAGTCGGGCTGAACAAGCGCGAGGCCAAAGAATTCGTCGATGCGTTCTTCGACGCGTTGCGCGAAGCGCTGGAGCAGGGCCGTCAGGTGAAGCTCTCGGGCTTCGGCAATTTCGATCTGCGCCGCAAGAACCAGCGGCCGGGCCGCAATCCGAAGACCGGCGAGGAAATACCGATCTCGGCGCGCACGGTGGTGACCTTCCGTCCGGGCCAGAAGCTGAAGGAACGCGTCGAGGCTTACAGCGGAGGCGAGCATGCTGGATCCGGGCAGTAA
- the pheT gene encoding phenylalanine--tRNA ligase subunit beta has protein sequence MKFSENWLRQHVPTAATREQLAATLTAIGLEVEEVTALGAALDGVVVARIVSAEKHPEADRLQVCQVDTGAGMVQIVCGAPNARAGLVAPLATVGATLPGGIAIKAAKLRGVESFGMLCSAKELGVDADASGLLELPVNAVVGAPLAEFLGLPDASIEIKLTPNRADCFSVRGIAFDVAAATGSAVAALDIAPVPAASEATMQVELNAGADVPRYCGRVIEGVDATAPTPVWMAERLRRSGVRPVSLLVDVTQYVMLDIGQPMHAFDRDTLAGPVGVRHARAGEVTKLLNGQDVTLDEQFLAITDGRGDAQRVIALGGIMGGFDSRVTDATRNVFLEAAHFAPAAIIGRGRKLGLHTDAGHRFERGVDPELPRIAIEYATRLILDIAGGRPGPVIEAALPEHLPQPQPVALRRARLARVLGLTVPDAEVERILQALGLAVERSDDGWHVTPPSRRFDIAIEEDLIEEVARIHGYDAIPTTLPGGASRLVAPSETRVDTATVRRQLAARDYLEAVNYAFVDAAWLELWQAGEGAVPLANPLSAELGVMRTMLLPGLVAALGRNASRQQDRVRLFELGNVFRHNPDGSPLETQRVAAAVCGAAHAEQWGVGARPVGFHDLRGDLDSLAAASGARLDYRPSAQVWAHPGRSADIYRVDGGREQRLGWIGQLHPRLQRALDLKLINDGDVIAFELDLGPLVERAIPKAGAQSKYPSVRRDRAFIVADSVPWAAIQATVHAAAGPSLRELVLFDRYQGKGVETGFKSLAMGLILQDESRTLTDRDVDTVVAEVTAAVEREHGAKLRA, from the coding sequence ATGAAATTCTCCGAAAACTGGCTCCGTCAACACGTCCCGACCGCCGCCACGCGCGAGCAACTCGCCGCGACCCTGACCGCGATCGGGCTGGAAGTCGAAGAGGTCACCGCGCTCGGCGCGGCGCTGGACGGCGTGGTCGTCGCGCGCATCGTCAGCGCGGAAAAACACCCCGAGGCCGATCGCCTGCAGGTATGCCAGGTCGATACCGGCGCCGGCATGGTGCAGATCGTCTGTGGCGCGCCCAACGCGCGCGCCGGACTGGTCGCGCCGCTGGCCACGGTCGGCGCCACGCTGCCCGGCGGCATCGCGATCAAGGCGGCCAAGCTGCGCGGCGTGGAATCCTTCGGCATGTTGTGTTCGGCGAAAGAGCTCGGCGTCGATGCCGACGCCTCGGGTCTGCTGGAACTGCCGGTCAACGCCGTCGTCGGCGCGCCGCTGGCGGAATTCCTCGGCCTGCCCGATGCCAGCATCGAGATCAAGCTGACCCCGAACCGCGCCGACTGCTTCAGCGTGCGCGGCATCGCCTTCGACGTCGCCGCCGCCACCGGCAGCGCCGTGGCCGCGCTCGATATCGCCCCGGTGCCGGCCGCGAGCGAGGCGACGATGCAGGTCGAACTCAACGCCGGCGCCGACGTGCCGCGTTACTGCGGCCGGGTGATCGAGGGCGTCGATGCGACCGCGCCGACCCCGGTGTGGATGGCCGAACGCCTGCGCCGCAGCGGCGTGCGTCCGGTCTCGCTGCTGGTGGACGTGACTCAATACGTGATGCTCGATATCGGCCAGCCCATGCACGCCTTCGATCGCGACACGCTGGCCGGCCCGGTCGGCGTGCGCCACGCGCGCGCGGGCGAGGTCACCAAGCTGCTCAACGGTCAGGACGTGACCCTGGACGAGCAGTTCCTGGCGATCACCGACGGCCGCGGCGACGCGCAGCGGGTGATCGCGCTCGGCGGGATCATGGGCGGCTTCGACAGCCGCGTCACCGACGCCACGCGCAACGTGTTTCTGGAGGCGGCGCATTTCGCGCCGGCGGCGATCATCGGCCGCGGCCGCAAGCTCGGCCTGCACACCGACGCCGGCCATCGCTTCGAGCGCGGCGTCGATCCGGAGCTGCCGCGCATCGCCATCGAATACGCCACGCGCCTGATCCTCGACATCGCCGGCGGCCGTCCCGGCCCGGTGATCGAAGCGGCGTTGCCCGAACACCTGCCGCAACCGCAGCCGGTCGCGCTGCGCCGCGCGCGCCTGGCGCGGGTGCTCGGCCTGACCGTGCCCGATGCCGAGGTCGAACGCATCCTGCAGGCGCTGGGCCTGGCGGTGGAGCGCAGCGACGACGGCTGGCACGTCACCCCGCCGAGCCGCCGTTTCGATATCGCGATCGAAGAAGACCTGATCGAGGAAGTCGCCCGCATCCACGGCTACGACGCGATCCCGACCACGCTGCCCGGCGGCGCCTCGCGCCTGGTGGCGCCGAGCGAAACCCGGGTCGATACCGCGACCGTGCGCCGCCAGCTGGCCGCGCGCGATTATCTGGAAGCGGTCAACTACGCCTTCGTCGATGCCGCCTGGCTAGAGCTGTGGCAGGCGGGCGAGGGCGCGGTGCCGCTGGCCAATCCGCTCAGCGCCGAGCTCGGCGTCATGCGCACGATGCTGCTGCCGGGCTTGGTTGCGGCGCTGGGCCGCAACGCCTCGCGCCAGCAGGACCGCGTGCGCCTGTTCGAGCTGGGCAACGTGTTCAGGCACAACCCGGATGGTTCGCCCCTCGAGACCCAGCGCGTGGCCGCCGCGGTCTGCGGCGCGGCCCATGCCGAGCAGTGGGGCGTGGGCGCCCGGCCAGTGGGATTCCACGACCTGCGCGGGGACCTCGACAGCCTTGCCGCAGCATCGGGCGCTCGCCTGGACTACCGCCCCTCGGCACAGGTTTGGGCGCATCCGGGGCGTTCGGCGGACATTTACCGCGTGGACGGCGGCCGCGAGCAGCGGCTGGGCTGGATCGGCCAGCTGCATCCGCGCCTGCAACGCGCGCTGGACCTGAAGCTGATTAACGACGGCGACGTGATCGCGTTCGAACTCGACCTCGGCCCGCTGGTCGAGCGTGCCATCCCGAAGGCCGGGGCGCAGTCCAAGTATCCGTCCGTGCGTCGCGATCGCGCCTTCATCGTCGCCGATTCGGTGCCGTGGGCGGCTATTCAGGCCACAGTACATGCCGCCGCCGGCCCCAGCCTGCGCGAGCTGGTGCTGTTCGACCGCTACCAGGGCAAGGGCGTGGAAACCGGATTCAAGAGTCTCGCTATGGGCTTGATTCTGCAGGATGAATCGCGCACCCTGACCGACCGGGATGTGGATACGGTGGTGGCTGAGGTGACGGCCGCGGTGGAGCGGGAACACGGCGCAAAATTGCGCGCCTGA
- the rpmI gene encoding 50S ribosomal protein L35, producing MPKIKTNRAAAKRFRKTASGKYKCGHANKSHILTKKATKRKRNLRQTNHVRAEDAGRLDRMLPYL from the coding sequence ATGCCCAAGATCAAGACCAATCGGGCGGCGGCCAAGCGCTTCCGGAAGACTGCTTCCGGCAAGTACAAGTGCGGTCACGCCAACAAGAGCCACATCCTCACCAAGAAAGCGACCAAGCGGAAGCGCAACCTGCGGCAGACGAACCATGTTCGTGCCGAGGACGCTGGCCGTCTGGACCGCATGCTTCCGTATTTGTGA
- the infC gene encoding translation initiation factor IF-3: MSTPEKPNRKNQEIRVPRVRVIGSDGEMIGVLTRDEALRMAEDEALDLVEIQPNADPPVCKIMDFGKFRFEQQKKANEAKKKQKQVEIKELKFRPVTDEGDYQIKLRNMRRFLEEGDKVKVNIRFRGREMSHQELGREMAARIEADLGDDIVVESRPRLEGRQMVMMIAPKKKI, encoded by the coding sequence ATCAGTACCCCCGAGAAGCCGAATCGAAAGAACCAGGAAATCCGCGTACCGCGAGTGCGCGTGATCGGCAGCGATGGCGAGATGATCGGCGTGCTCACGCGCGACGAAGCGCTGCGCATGGCCGAGGACGAAGCCCTGGATCTGGTCGAAATCCAGCCGAATGCCGATCCGCCGGTCTGCAAGATCATGGACTTCGGCAAGTTTCGCTTCGAGCAGCAGAAGAAGGCCAACGAGGCCAAGAAGAAGCAGAAGCAGGTCGAGATCAAGGAACTCAAGTTCCGCCCGGTCACCGATGAAGGCGACTACCAGATCAAGCTGCGCAACATGCGCCGTTTTCTGGAAGAGGGCGACAAGGTCAAGGTCAACATCCGCTTCCGTGGCCGCGAGATGAGCCATCAGGAACTCGGTCGCGAAATGGCGGCCCGGATCGAGGCCGATCTCGGCGACGACATCGTGGTCGAATCGCGTCCGCGCCTGGAAGGGCGGCAGATGGTCATGATGATCGCGCCGAAGAAGAAGATCTGA
- the rplT gene encoding 50S ribosomal protein L20: MARVKRGVTARRRHKKILKQAKGYYHARRKVFRVAKQAVTKALQYAYIGRKQKKRNFRSLWITRINAAARINGLSYSRFMNGLLKSGITLDRKVLADIAVHDANGFAALAEKAKSALAA, from the coding sequence ATGGCACGAGTTAAACGTGGTGTTACGGCGCGTCGCCGTCACAAGAAAATCCTGAAGCAGGCCAAGGGCTACTATCACGCCCGCCGCAAGGTCTTCCGCGTCGCCAAGCAGGCGGTCACGAAGGCTCTGCAGTACGCCTACATCGGCCGTAAGCAGAAGAAGCGCAATTTCCGTTCGCTGTGGATCACGCGTATCAACGCGGCGGCCCGCATCAACGGTCTGAGCTACAGCCGCTTCATGAACGGTCTGCTCAAGTCCGGCATCACCCTCGACCGTAAGGTGCTGGCGGACATCGCCGTGCACGACGCGAACGGTTTTGCGGCGCTGGCCGAAAAGGCGAAGAGCGCGCTCGCGGCTTAA
- a CDS encoding ABCB family ABC transporter ATP-binding protein/permease: MSATANASNAGTIAIFRRLLPTVWFYRWRVLLGLSLLVGTKLATIGVPLLLKQLIDTLDHKPTPLTVPALLLMAYGALRLSTSVLQELRGIVFARVLARTSREITLRVFSHLHALSLRFHLDRRTGGITRDLERGMSSISELLDTMLYLVLPTVLEVVLISAILIGRYDTSFAVITLGTLVAYVAFTVHMTEWRLRYYRAMNEANTEANANSVDSLLNYETVKYFNNERYEAQRFDSSLRELEEAAVKSLKTLSLLGIGQAAIVAIGLTLLVWRATEGVIAGRMTLGDLVLVNAFLIQLAAPLSYLGMIYRETKQTLSNLERMFVLLDEPIEVRDPVPAPELVIRGGEVKFERVWFSYDGKRQVLRDVDFVIAPGKTLAVVGTTGAGKSTLARLLYRYYDVDAGRVSIDGQDLREVGQDSLRTQIGVVPQDTVLFNDSLYYNIAYGRPSASREEVVAVARAAHVHDFIESLPQGYDTNVGERGLKLSGGEKQRIAIARTLLKDPAILIFDEATSALDTQTESGIQLELRNAARGHTTLVIAHRLSTVIDADEILVLDHGRIVERGTHTALLAARGRYAMLWTMQQRQDDTPAPQSHPNRSEKGQP, from the coding sequence ATGAGCGCCACTGCGAACGCCTCCAACGCCGGCACGATCGCGATTTTCCGCCGCCTGCTGCCCACGGTGTGGTTCTACCGCTGGCGGGTGCTGCTCGGCCTGAGCCTGCTGGTGGGCACCAAACTGGCGACGATCGGGGTGCCGCTGCTGCTCAAGCAACTGATCGACACGCTCGATCACAAACCCACCCCGCTGACCGTCCCCGCCCTGCTGCTGATGGCTTACGGCGCGTTGCGCTTGTCTACCTCGGTGCTCCAGGAATTGCGCGGCATCGTGTTCGCGCGGGTGCTGGCGCGGACCTCGCGCGAGATCACTCTGCGGGTATTTTCGCATCTGCACGCGCTGAGCCTGCGGTTCCACCTCGACCGCCGCACCGGCGGCATCACCCGCGATCTCGAACGCGGCATGTCGTCGATCTCGGAACTGCTCGACACCATGCTGTACCTGGTGCTGCCCACGGTACTGGAAGTGGTGCTGATCTCGGCGATCCTGATCGGGCGCTACGACACCAGCTTCGCCGTGATCACCCTGGGCACCCTGGTGGCCTACGTCGCCTTCACCGTGCACATGACCGAATGGCGGTTGCGCTACTACCGGGCCATGAACGAGGCCAACACCGAGGCCAACGCCAATTCGGTCGATTCGCTGCTGAACTACGAAACCGTCAAATACTTCAACAACGAGCGCTACGAAGCGCAGCGCTTCGACAGCAGCCTGCGCGAACTCGAGGAAGCCGCGGTCAAGAGCCTGAAGACGCTGTCGCTGCTCGGCATCGGCCAGGCGGCGATCGTCGCCATCGGCCTGACCCTGCTGGTGTGGCGCGCGACCGAAGGCGTCATCGCCGGGCGCATGACCCTGGGCGATCTGGTGCTGGTCAACGCCTTCCTGATCCAGCTCGCCGCGCCGCTGAGCTATCTGGGCATGATCTACCGCGAGACCAAGCAGACCCTGTCGAATCTGGAACGCATGTTCGTGCTGCTCGACGAGCCGATCGAAGTGCGCGACCCCGTGCCCGCGCCGGAGCTGGTGATACGCGGCGGCGAGGTGAAATTCGAGCGGGTCTGGTTCTCCTACGACGGCAAGCGGCAAGTGCTGCGCGATGTCGATTTCGTCATCGCGCCGGGCAAGACCCTGGCCGTGGTCGGCACCACCGGGGCCGGCAAATCGACCCTGGCGCGGCTGCTGTACCGCTACTACGACGTCGATGCCGGGCGGGTGTCGATCGACGGCCAGGATCTGCGCGAGGTCGGCCAGGATTCGCTGCGCACCCAGATCGGGGTGGTACCGCAGGACACGGTGCTGTTCAACGATTCGCTGTACTACAACATCGCCTACGGCCGCCCCAGCGCCAGCCGCGAGGAGGTGGTCGCCGTGGCCCGGGCCGCGCATGTGCACGACTTCATCGAAAGCTTGCCGCAGGGCTACGACACCAACGTCGGCGAGCGCGGGCTCAAGCTGTCGGGCGGCGAAAAACAACGGATCGCCATCGCCCGCACCCTGCTTAAAGACCCGGCGATCCTGATCTTCGACGAAGCCACCTCGGCGCTGGACACGCAAACCGAGAGCGGCATCCAGCTGGAACTGCGCAATGCCGCGCGCGGCCACACCACTCTGGTCATCGCACATCGCTTGTCCACGGTGATCGATGCCGACGAAATCCTCGTGCTCGATCACGGCCGCATCGTCGAGCGTGGCACCCACACCGCTCTGCTGGCCGCGCGCGGCCGCTACGCGATGCTGTGGACGATGCAGCAGCGCCAGGACGATACCCCCGCTCCGCAGTCCCACCCGAACCGCAGCGAAAAAGGACAACCATGA